In candidate division WOR-3 bacterium, a single genomic region encodes these proteins:
- the guaB gene encoding IMP dehydrogenase: MKEFRVKEGLTFDDILLVPQYSEVLPRDCDVRTKFSRHIKLNIPLVSAAMDTVTESAMAIALAQEGGIGVIHKNLSIEEQQREVRKVKRAESWIVSDPITVTENMTLREAKDLMEKNAISGVVVVDNDYHLVGMLTNRDIIFEDNLNKRVKEVMTREKLVTAPEGTTLEQAKRIIKKHKIEKLPILDKNGRLKGLITVKDIVKKMEHPNAIVDEGGRLRCAAAVGVEKRTLERVAALVEAEVDAIVIDVAHAHSRSVINLIKEIRKKFPDIELVAGNIGNPEAAEYLVHLDVDAIKVGIGPGSICTTRIIAGIGVPQVTAIMECAKVAKRYNIPVIADGGIRYSGDIVKALACGASSVMIGNLFAGTEESPGETILLEGRRYKEYRAMGSLSAMRRGSADRYFQEAAKKLVPEGVEGRVPYRGHVKDVIFQLIGGLKSGMGYCGAKDIKTLQQNAQYIRISPAGLRESHPHDITITKEAPNYEIRGI, from the coding sequence ATATTTTGTTAGTTCCACAGTATTCTGAAGTCCTGCCCCGGGATTGTGATGTGCGCACAAAGTTTTCCCGGCATATCAAATTAAATATTCCCTTGGTAAGTGCTGCAATGGATACCGTTACTGAGTCAGCAATGGCAATTGCGCTGGCGCAGGAAGGAGGCATCGGCGTCATCCATAAAAATTTAAGTATTGAGGAGCAGCAAAGAGAAGTTCGGAAGGTGAAAAGAGCGGAGAGTTGGATAGTTTCGGATCCAATCACGGTGACCGAGAATATGACGCTGCGGGAGGCAAAAGATTTGATGGAGAAGAATGCAATCTCAGGAGTAGTGGTTGTCGATAACGATTATCACCTCGTCGGGATGTTGACAAACCGCGACATAATCTTTGAAGATAATCTCAATAAAAGAGTGAAGGAAGTAATGACCAGGGAGAAATTGGTCACCGCTCCGGAGGGAACAACCCTGGAACAGGCTAAGAGAATAATAAAGAAGCATAAGATTGAGAAACTGCCGATTCTGGATAAAAACGGCCGCCTGAAGGGATTGATCACCGTTAAGGATATCGTCAAAAAGATGGAACATCCCAATGCAATAGTTGATGAAGGTGGGAGGTTGCGGTGCGCGGCAGCGGTAGGGGTGGAGAAAAGAACGTTGGAACGGGTAGCGGCACTGGTAGAAGCCGAGGTTGATGCCATTGTCATCGATGTTGCCCATGCCCATTCCAGGAGTGTGATAAATCTCATAAAGGAAATTAGAAAAAAATTTCCCGATATTGAACTCGTGGCAGGAAATATAGGCAATCCAGAAGCAGCAGAATATCTTGTGCACCTGGACGTAGATGCGATAAAAGTGGGGATTGGACCAGGGTCAATCTGTACCACCCGCATTATTGCCGGTATCGGAGTGCCCCAGGTCACTGCGATAATGGAATGTGCAAAGGTAGCAAAGAGATATAATATTCCGGTCATTGCTGATGGAGGTATCAGGTATTCCGGTGATATCGTCAAAGCCCTTGCCTGTGGGGCCTCGAGTGTCATGATCGGTAATCTTTTTGCCGGAACCGAAGAGAGCCCGGGTGAAACGATTCTACTGGAAGGAAGGCGGTACAAAGAATACCGAGCAATGGGTTCTCTCTCGGCGATGCGCCGCGGTTCGGCCGATCGGTATTTTCAAGAGGCTGCAAAAAAATTGGTGCCAGAAGGAGTTGAAGGCCGGGTGCCTTATCGTGGACATGTAAAGGATGTGATATTTCAGTTGATTGGGGGTTTGAAATCCGGGATGGGTTATTGTGGAGCTAAGGATATTAAAACCCTTCAGCAAAATGCCCAGTATATCAGAATCAGTCCTGCAGGCCTGCGTGAAAGCCATCCTCATGATATTACCATCACCAAGGAGGCACCCAATTATGAGATTAGAGGGATTTAG
- a CDS encoding class I SAM-dependent methyltransferase — MRLEGFSPPFTKIPPYYDKLMSFINYRSWVNYIERIIKMHKIEERLLLDLACGTGVCLELWREKDYQVIGLDASEGMLEIARRRFAETEFSQGLVRLLKGDLRNFSLPEPVPIITCLYDSLNYLLTPEELFNCFKSVYTNLKNHGIFIFDMNTIHALQVEWGNQVFERRDGTIHSIWDNTFDPQTRISTLRLTLNVYENNQHLTIKELHQERAYPLDEIRRLLTDAGFNVNLYRHLTFNPAQELDSRIMGVATKS; from the coding sequence ATGAGATTAGAGGGATTTAGTCCTCCTTTCACCAAAATTCCCCCCTATTACGATAAATTGATGTCGTTTATTAACTATCGCTCCTGGGTGAATTATATCGAGCGAATTATCAAGATGCATAAGATTGAAGAGAGATTGCTTTTAGACCTTGCCTGTGGCACAGGGGTATGTCTTGAGCTCTGGCGGGAAAAAGACTACCAAGTCATCGGGCTTGATGCTTCAGAGGGGATGTTAGAGATTGCGCGCCGACGTTTTGCAGAAACAGAATTCAGTCAGGGTTTGGTGCGATTGTTAAAAGGAGATTTACGCAATTTTTCACTCCCCGAGCCGGTTCCAATAATAACCTGTCTCTACGATAGCCTCAACTATCTTTTAACTCCAGAGGAATTATTCAACTGTTTTAAATCGGTTTATACTAATCTAAAAAACCATGGAATTTTCATCTTTGATATGAATACCATTCATGCCCTCCAGGTGGAATGGGGAAATCAGGTATTTGAGCGCCGCGATGGTACAATACATTCAATATGGGATAATACATTTGATCCCCAGACGCGCATTTCCACCCTCCGCTTGACCCTCAATGTCTACGAGAACAATCAGCACCTCACGATAAAAGAACTCCACCAGGAACGGGCCTATCCCCTTGATGAAATAAGAAGGCTGCTAACCGATGCCGGCTTCAATGTTAATCTCTATCGCCATCTCACCTTTAATCCTGCTCAGGAACTGGACTCCCGGATAATGGGGGTGGCGACAAAATCATGA
- a CDS encoding endonuclease Q family protein: MIADLHIHSRFSRATSQDMTIPQITEYARLKGIGMVGTGDFTHPEWLKELKEYLKFSDGVYEYAGVKFILTAEVNNIYTKDGKLRRIHNIIFAPDFATVERVNAYLSRYGKLEVDGRPTLSLATDEMLKALIDISSDIYIVPSHIWTPWFSLFGSNSGFDSMEECFGPLVEKVFSLETGLSSDPAMNWRLSALDRFTLISNSDAHSPNRLGREANVFAQNLNYQELMQVLKNKDRAKFLYTIEFYPEEGKYHYDGHRRCQVRLSPREARMNNNICPICSKGVTIGVLHRVEMLADRPEGFVPENSIPYKNLIPLEEIIAEALGVGRESVAVKNEYLRLCKIFGSEFEILLNTPIEELRNNTQERIAMGVERARLGKVIINPGYDGEFGTIKLFDSPPSSAETQLGLF, from the coding sequence ATGATTGCGGATTTACATATTCATTCCCGATTTTCCCGGGCGACTTCACAGGATATGACCATCCCCCAGATCACCGAATATGCCCGGTTGAAAGGAATAGGTATGGTCGGCACCGGCGACTTCACCCACCCAGAATGGCTAAAAGAATTAAAAGAATATCTCAAGTTCTCGGACGGTGTTTATGAATACGCTGGAGTCAAATTCATCCTTACCGCTGAGGTTAATAATATTTACACAAAAGATGGAAAGTTGCGGAGAATTCATAATATCATATTTGCCCCGGATTTCGCCACGGTGGAACGGGTAAATGCCTACCTCAGCAGATACGGAAAATTGGAAGTTGATGGCCGGCCTACTTTATCCCTTGCTACAGATGAAATGCTTAAGGCACTTATTGATATCTCATCCGATATCTACATCGTCCCTTCCCATATCTGGACACCCTGGTTTTCGCTCTTCGGCTCAAATTCTGGGTTTGATTCGATGGAGGAATGCTTTGGACCATTAGTTGAGAAGGTTTTTTCTTTAGAAACAGGCCTCTCCTCGGATCCGGCGATGAATTGGCGGTTATCCGCACTTGATCGGTTTACACTGATCTCCAACTCAGATGCCCATTCGCCCAACCGGCTAGGACGCGAGGCAAATGTCTTTGCCCAAAATCTAAATTATCAGGAGTTAATGCAGGTTTTGAAAAATAAAGACCGGGCAAAATTCCTTTATACTATTGAATTCTATCCTGAAGAAGGCAAATATCATTATGATGGGCACCGGCGTTGTCAGGTAAGATTATCTCCCCGGGAAGCGAGAATGAATAATAATATCTGTCCGATATGCTCTAAAGGTGTTACCATAGGTGTCCTACACCGGGTCGAGATGCTCGCGGACCGCCCCGAAGGTTTCGTGCCCGAAAACAGCATTCCCTATAAAAATCTCATTCCTCTGGAGGAGATCATCGCTGAAGCATTGGGTGTGGGTAGAGAGAGCGTGGCCGTTAAAAACGAGTATCTCCGGCTCTGCAAAATATTTGGCAGCGAATTTGAAATTCTGCTTAATACCCCGATTGAAGAATTAAGAAATAATACGCAGGAACGAATAGCCATGGGCGTGGAACGAGCAAGATTGGGAAAGGTGATCATAAACCCGGGTTATGATGGAGAGTTTGGCACGATAAAACTCTTTGATTCCCCACCTTCATCTGCCGAGACCCAATTGGGATTATTTTAA
- the fabG gene encoding 3-oxoacyl-[acyl-carrier-protein] reductase produces MMLDGKVGLITGGASGIGAAIAKKFVTNGAKVIIVDVDEVSGKATAQELGLHFYPLDIGDESAVNATVEKITNEFARIDILVNNAGITNDKLLLRMTKEDWERVININLTGTFLVTRAVVKYMMKQRFGRIINIASVIGLIGNAGQANYAASKAGIIGFTKSCAKEFASRNITVNAIAPGFIETRMTEKLPEEVKQAYFKLIPLGRFGKPEDVANLALFLASDQADYITGQVIAIDGGMVM; encoded by the coding sequence ATGATGCTTGACGGAAAAGTAGGGCTTATCACCGGTGGTGCCAGTGGAATCGGAGCAGCGATTGCTAAGAAATTTGTGACAAACGGGGCGAAGGTAATTATCGTCGATGTGGACGAGGTATCCGGAAAGGCAACTGCTCAAGAATTGGGATTGCATTTCTATCCGCTTGATATTGGTGATGAATCAGCGGTGAATGCCACGGTTGAAAAAATCACCAATGAGTTTGCCCGGATCGATATTTTGGTGAACAATGCTGGAATAACCAATGACAAGCTTCTTTTGCGCATGACGAAGGAAGACTGGGAGCGAGTGATCAATATCAATCTCACCGGTACCTTTCTGGTGACACGGGCGGTGGTAAAATATATGATGAAGCAGCGTTTTGGGCGGATTATAAATATCGCTTCTGTGATCGGATTAATTGGCAATGCAGGGCAGGCTAACTATGCCGCAAGCAAAGCGGGAATCATTGGTTTCACAAAATCCTGCGCAAAAGAATTCGCCTCGCGGAATATTACCGTTAATGCCATTGCTCCGGGATTCATCGAGACAAGAATGACGGAAAAATTACCGGAAGAAGTAAAACAGGCTTATTTTAAATTAATACCCCTGGGCCGCTTTGGCAAGCCCGAGGATGTTGCCAATTTGGCTTTATTCCTCGCTTCCGACCAGGCTGATTACATAACTGGTCAGGTGATCGCCATTGATGGCGGCATGGTGATGTAA
- the acpP gene encoding acyl carrier protein — MAIFDEVRNIIVEQLHVPPEKVNPDAKFIEDLGADSLDTVELIMAFEEKFNIQIPEEDAQKLDTVGKAIAYLEEKLKAQ; from the coding sequence ATGGCAATATTTGATGAAGTCAGAAACATAATTGTGGAACAACTCCATGTTCCACCGGAAAAAGTTAATCCTGATGCAAAGTTTATAGAAGACCTTGGTGCTGATTCGCTGGATACCGTGGAATTGATAATGGCATTTGAGGAGAAATTTAACATCCAAATTCCGGAAGAAGATGCTCAGAAACTCGATACCGTAGGTAAGGCGATTGCCTATTTAGAAGAGAAATTGAAAGCGCAATGA
- the fabF gene encoding beta-ketoacyl-ACP synthase II produces MKRVVITGLGAVTPLGNDVPTTWRNMLQGKSGIDLIKSFDTSKHTVKIAGEVKDFHPETKLDPKAIKRLDRCVQLCLWATLEAVADAQIDFEKYDKTDIGVIIGSGIGGLLTWEDEHVKFLNQGPARVSPFLIPMMIPDMTSGYVAIHYGLKGPNYTTVSACASGAHAIGVAFREIKLGNASVIITGGAEAPVTPFALAGFSNMRALSRRNDEPQKASRPFDQDRDGFVMAEGAAILILEELEFAKKRGAKIYAEVVGFGATGDGYHITAPSPEGEGARRAMERAIKEAGCPREAIDYINTHGTSTDLNDKFEARAIKDLFGAHAKNIALNSTKSMIGHTLGAAGAIEAVVTALSLYEQILHPSVNLENPDPECEGLNFVLKDAKKTKIEYALSNSLGFGGHNATLCFKRYEE; encoded by the coding sequence ATGAAGCGGGTCGTCATAACTGGCCTTGGTGCCGTAACCCCACTGGGCAATGATGTGCCCACCACCTGGAGGAATATGCTCCAGGGCAAGAGTGGGATTGACCTGATCAAATCTTTTGACACCTCCAAACATACCGTAAAAATCGCTGGAGAAGTAAAGGACTTTCATCCGGAGACCAAACTGGATCCCAAAGCGATCAAACGATTGGACCGCTGTGTCCAATTATGCCTCTGGGCCACTCTGGAGGCAGTCGCGGATGCCCAGATTGATTTTGAAAAATACGATAAGACGGATATCGGTGTGATCATTGGTTCTGGGATTGGTGGTTTACTTACTTGGGAAGATGAACATGTGAAATTTTTGAATCAGGGACCAGCGCGGGTCTCGCCATTTTTAATTCCGATGATGATCCCGGACATGACTTCAGGATATGTTGCTATCCATTATGGCTTAAAAGGTCCCAATTATACAACGGTCTCTGCCTGTGCTTCTGGTGCCCATGCCATCGGCGTGGCATTCAGAGAGATAAAATTAGGCAATGCCTCTGTAATCATCACTGGTGGTGCGGAGGCACCGGTCACTCCATTTGCCCTTGCCGGATTTAGTAACATGCGGGCACTCTCGCGGCGGAACGACGAACCCCAGAAAGCTTCCCGACCATTTGATCAGGACCGCGATGGTTTTGTCATGGCTGAAGGAGCAGCAATCCTGATCCTCGAAGAACTCGAATTTGCCAAGAAGCGCGGAGCAAAGATCTATGCAGAGGTAGTAGGTTTTGGTGCCACCGGCGATGGTTACCATATCACCGCTCCTTCACCCGAAGGCGAAGGGGCCCGCCGGGCAATGGAAAGGGCAATAAAGGAAGCAGGTTGTCCACGAGAAGCGATTGACTATATCAATACCCATGGTACCTCTACGGACCTGAACGATAAATTTGAAGCCCGGGCGATTAAGGACCTCTTTGGTGCCCATGCGAAAAACATTGCCCTCAATTCCACCAAGTCTATGATCGGCCATACCTTAGGTGCGGCGGGCGCAATTGAAGCAGTGGTCACTGCCCTTTCCCTTTACGAACAAATCCTCCATCCATCGGTGAATCTGGAAAATCCGGACCCGGAGTGTGAAGGGTTGAATTTTGTTCTGAAAGATGCCAAAAAGACAAAAATTGAATATGCCCTTTCCAATTCATTAGGTTTCGGTGGGCATAATGCGACTTTATGCTTTAAAAGATATGAAGAATGA
- the coaE gene encoding dephospho-CoA kinase (Dephospho-CoA kinase (CoaE) performs the final step in coenzyme A biosynthesis.), with amino-acid sequence MKKRVVIGVGGNIGAGKTTVARMFKAYGMKYISADRIGWQVLEEIAGDLRKYFGEGIFLGKKINRKCLRDLVFSNPRYLKILNRLSHPRLLARIDEKLEGIKRGMVVIDAALLFDWPKLLKKIDYPILVKAPLAFKRERAQTKGIPSSIFTHILRSQKSEREMAKLAKFIINNKGTIGQLKKECLRILKEIKNDC; translated from the coding sequence ATGAAAAAACGCGTGGTTATTGGAGTGGGTGGGAATATTGGGGCTGGCAAAACAACGGTTGCGCGGATGTTTAAAGCATATGGGATGAAGTATATTTCGGCGGATAGAATTGGCTGGCAGGTATTAGAGGAGATTGCGGGAGATTTGCGTAAGTATTTTGGTGAAGGAATCTTTTTAGGGAAGAAGATAAATCGTAAATGCTTAAGAGACCTCGTTTTTTCTAACCCCCGATATTTGAAAATTCTCAACCGCCTTTCCCATCCGAGGTTACTCGCGCGGATAGATGAAAAACTCGAAGGCATCAAGCGTGGGATGGTGGTGATAGATGCCGCCCTGCTTTTTGATTGGCCCAAATTGTTAAAAAAGATTGATTATCCAATTTTAGTGAAAGCTCCTCTGGCTTTTAAAAGAGAACGAGCCCAAACAAAAGGCATCCCTTCTTCAATCTTCACCCATATCTTGAGAAGTCAAAAATCCGAAAGAGAAATGGCGAAATTAGCAAAATTTATCATCAATAATAAAGGCACTATTGGGCAACTTAAGAAAGAATGCCTTAGGATTTTGAAGGAGATAAAAAATGATTGTTGA
- a CDS encoding zinc-ribbon domain-containing protein: MIVECSNCHSKYNVDENKIPAAGVKVKCPKCQNIILIKKEMPAPPKVEPPPPPKVEPPPAPKPEPPQPPKVEPPPVVETPKTEIPEPPRVEAPSEEVGVVVSQPPPPPQPEMSEEDKKWHERARRLAKALASDLVLYNQEKVEQGLRDGTLAQLLGPEIKRSWEYYCQQIPKHIVESTDYFREQLNKIVGKGKEIFK, encoded by the coding sequence ATGATTGTTGAATGCAGTAATTGCCATTCCAAGTATAATGTTGACGAAAATAAAATTCCGGCAGCCGGGGTGAAGGTTAAATGTCCCAAGTGTCAAAACATAATCTTGATAAAAAAAGAAATGCCCGCACCCCCAAAGGTGGAACCACCTCCACCTCCTAAAGTAGAACCACCTCCAGCTCCTAAACCAGAACCACCCCAACCACCAAAGGTAGAACCTCCTCCAGTTGTGGAGACACCCAAAACAGAGATCCCGGAACCGCCAAGAGTAGAAGCGCCATCGGAAGAGGTGGGTGTGGTCGTCTCCCAACCTCCTCCACCACCCCAACCCGAGATGAGTGAGGAGGACAAAAAATGGCATGAGCGGGCACGCCGGCTTGCCAAGGCTCTTGCCTCTGACTTAGTTCTGTATAATCAGGAAAAGGTCGAACAGGGTTTACGCGATGGAACGCTTGCACAACTTTTAGGACCGGAAATAAAACGTTCCTGGGAATATTATTGTCAGCAAATCCCAAAACATATTGTAGAAAGCACCGACTATTTCCGGGAGCAATTGAACAAAATTGTGGGTAAGGGGAAAGAAATTTTCAAATAA